The Spirosoma oryzicola region ATATTCGCTTTACGACCTACCTCGAGCACGTTGAAATAACGGGAACCGTCAAGCGCAATAATATCTTTGAAATGATACCGGGCGAAACCTTTGACCGGCTCCTGTTTTACGCTGGTGATTTCGCGGCTAATGCCTACAAAGGGCGGGTTAAAGTCAGACGCTTAACGGATCGTGAATTGAAAGTAGTGGATGTCACAACGTCCGAGTTTAAAACCTTCGTGATGCAGGATGGAGACTTGGTAACGGTTGAACAACTACTGGATCGTTTTGAGAACCAGGTTACCATTGAAGGAGCTGTGTACCGCCCTGGTCAGTACTCGCTCGATCAGAATAAGTCTCTGAAGCAACTCATCAATTCGGCAGAGGGCCTCAAAGGCGATGCGTTTCAAGGACGCGTAAACATTATCAGAACGCGTGAAGACTTAGCCATCGAAAACATCACGGTCAATCTGGGTGATATTTTGGCAGGAACAGCTCCCGACCTTCAGCTACAGCGCGAAGACCAGATCATCATCACGTCTCGCTTCGACTTGGCCGAGCAAGCGGCTATATCCGTACAGGGAGAAGTCAATTTGCCAATCGAGGGCGTTCCCTACATGGCGAACATGACACTCGAAGATGCCTTGTTACGGGCTGGTGGCTTAAAAGAGTCAGCCGCAGCTTCGCTGGTGGAAGTTGTGCGTCGTAAAAAAGATGCTGATCCTCGTTCGTCTTCTGCACAGATTGCGGAGACGTTCCGATTCAATGTTAACCGGGATCTGTCTATCGGTGCCGATCAGAACAGATTCGTGCTGGAGCCTTTCGACCAGGTTATTGTTCGGAGATCACCTAACTACCGCGTACAGACCTACGCGAACGTAGAAGGTGAAGTGATCATACCAGGCGCTTATCCAATCCGTAGCAAAGACCAGAAAATTTCGGATCTGGTAACATTGGCGGGCGGTCTGACTCCCCAGGCCTACGTTGAAGGAGCTACACTGATTCGACGCGTACAACTCAGTGCCGATGAGCTAGCCCGGCGCCAAAAGTCGGTCGAAGACTTAGCGGAAGCAACAACTACCGGCAAAGCTGTTGTGGAAACCGAAACGCTGTCGCCTGATCAGCCTGAATCGATTGGTATCAACCTAAAGAAAATCCTAACTCAACCTGGGTCATCGGAAGACATTCTGGTGCAGGAAGGCGACATTTTACGGATTCCTAAATTATTAGAAACAGTACGGGTTCAAGGCGAAGTATTGCTACCAACAACGGTGAAATTCCGCACGGGCCAGACCTTCCAGGATTATATTTCACAATCGGGCGGCTTTACATCGAAGTCGCAACGGCGGAAGTCGTTTATTGTGTACGCGAATGGATCGGTTGACCGGACACGTAAATTTATATTCTTCAACATTTATCCAAGAGTTGAGCCCGGATCGGAAGTAATTATTCCGAAAAAGACGTCTGTACCGTTGACGCCACAACAGATTCTAAGCTCTACAGCAGGTACTATCTCATCACTGCTGTCTGTAATTGGACTAGTCATTGCCTTAAGTAACGTTGCTAGATAAACCTTCTCAGGACATGAGTGCTACAAACCTGACAACAACAGATACGAATGGTCTTGCCCCGAAGGCATTGCCACCCGATCAGATTTCGCCCAAGTCCGTTGTGGTCCGTCTGTTTAAAATTAAAGACGTAGCCCGGCGTAACTGGAAGTTACTGCTAATTATGGTCGCCATTGGTGGAACCATCGGTTTCATCTACGACATCACGCATAAGAAGCAGCCCGTTTACAACGCGACGATGACATTCAACCTGGGTGGCGGTAGCAGCAACAGCTCCTTTGGTGACCTGAGCGCGCTGGCTGGTGCGTTTGGTTTATCGCAGGGGGCACCGGATGCCAGCATTTTCGTTGGTGATAACTTTCTGATCTACGCCAAGTCGAGACCGGTTGTCGACAAGACATTGATGAAAACCGTTAAAATCGACGGTCGCGATACATTGCTAGTCAATTACTACATCCGACACAGCGGTATCCGGGACGAAGAATGGGAAGACAGTGACAGCCTGCGATCCTTTTATTTCACGCGAAGCAAGAAGCCAGAAGAGTACACCAAGCTTGAGCGTATTGTGATGTCACAAATATACGCGCGCATCAAGGGGGAAATGAGCGTAACGCAACCCGAGCGGAAGTCATCCTTCATGGAATTGCGTAGTGCTATGCAGGACGAGATGCTGGCAGCGTCATTCCTCGAAAATCACCTGGCAACGATTGAGCAGGACTATCGTCAGAAGCAAACGAAGAAAACAAGCGAAATGTATGAACTGCTCAGAACACGGGCCGACTCAATTGCTCGCATTCTGACTGGCACTGAAAACAAACTAGCGCAGTACATGGACCAGAACCAGCAAATGGTTGTGGCGCAGGGACAGATTACGCAGACAAAATTGACGCGTAACTCTACCTTCTTAAGCACTATCTATTACCAGGCATTGCAGAATGCGGAAAACATGCGCTTATCGTTGATTCGTGAAGCTCCTCTGTTTACCATCATCGAACCCGTTGAGCTACCGCTTTACAAAGAGATCATTACGCCGGTTGGTATGCAGGCTGGTATTGCACTCGGATTGATACTAGCATTTATCATTATATTTTTGCGGGAAACTTACCGTTCCGTGATGCGAGAAGGATAATACGTACTGGTTCGAACCAGTACGTATTATCAACTCACCACCACCATGAAAACACACGAAGTAGTTATAGAACCCGGCCGCGCAGAACGGCACTATTGGCGCGATTTGTGGCGAAACCGAGAATTGCTGTATATTTTATCGATGCGGGATGTATCGGTTCGTTACAAGCAGACTGCTCTCGGTACGGCATGGGGCTTGATCCGCCCGTTGACAACGATGCTCATCATGGTATTTGTTTTCAGTAAAATCGCCAAACTACCTGCTGACCCCGGTGTCCCCTATCCACTTATGGTCCTGGGCGGCATTACGATCTGGACGTTTTTCTCTACGGCATTCACGCAGATCAGCAACAGTGTCACGCTCAATTCTAACCTTGTCACGAAAGTTTACTTTCCACGACTGATCATGCCAATCAGCTCGATAGCCGTTAGCTTTCTTGACTTTTTGGTGTCGCTCGGGCTTTTTATTATTCTAGCGATCTGGTATCAGTTCATCCCTGACTGGCACTTATTACTTGTCCCGTTCTTTATTGTTTTGGCCGCTTTGGCAGCCTTTGCGTTCGGGTTATTTTTTGCGGTTGTCAACGTCCGTTTTCGGGACATCGGTCAGCTTATTCCATTTATTGTGCAGGTCGGTTTTTATGCCTGTCCGATTGCCTACAGCAGCCGATTGGTAGCGATGGAACGGTGGTACCCACTGTACATTCTTAACCCGCTCGTGGGTATTATTGATGGCTTTCGTTGGGCTTTGCTCGGTGAAAAAGCGTATTTTAACCCCCAGAGTCTTTTAGCCTCCGTTATTATTGTTGGCATTTGTTTAAGTTTGTCACTTTACTTCTTCCGGAAGCGCGAGAATACGTTTGTTGATGATATATAATAGTCGCTCCTTATTGGTTACTGTTAGAATTTCTTTCTGCACAAGAACCTACAAGGAACAGCTAATACCTAGATGCTATGTCCGTCATTACTGTCGAAAATATAAGTAAGCACTACATCATTGACCACCAGAAAGGCAAGGGTGTTAACACCCTGCGGGACGTACTAACTGAAAATTTAAAGCAGTTATTCGGTGGAAAAAAAGCGCAGGAGCAACATACACGAGAGGAATTCTGGGCCTTGCGGGACGTAAGTTTCTCCATCGAGCAAGGGGATCGTGTCGGTATTGTTGGACATAATGGCGCGGGGAAGTCAACGCTTCTGAAAATATTAAGCAAAATTATTGAACCCTCCTCGGGCTCCGTTCGCATTCGTGGACGAGTGGCTTCGCTGCTGGAAGTCGGAACCGGCTTTCACCCGGAGTTGACGGGTCGGGAGAACATCTACCTGAACGGCTCATTGCTGGGCATGAGCCGCAGCGAGATTCGGAAGCAGTTTGATGAAATCGTTGCGTTTGCCGGAGTCGAGAAATTTCTGGACACACCCGTCAAACGCTATTCGTCGGGTATGTACGTCCGGTTAGGCTTCGCTATTTCAGCGCACCTTGATCCTGAAATCATGATCGTCGATGAGGTGTTGGCCGTTGGTGACGCTGAGTTTCAGAAAAAGAGCTTGGGCAAAATGCGCGACAACTCGGCCAGCGGTCGAACGATTCTTTTCGTTAGCCACAACCTGACGGCGGTTCAGGCGCTTTGCAACAAAACGCTATACTTCGAGAAAGGACAGCTACTCGAAAATGGGGAGACTAACCAAGTTATTGCAACGTACTTAAGCAAAGTCTCGAAAACCAAGCTGCTTCGGCAATGGGCAACGCCGGAAGAAGCTCCCGGCAACGACCTCGTTCGGATCAAGCGAATCGAGTTGATTCCCGACTATCAGGATGAGCTGACCCATATCGATGTGCGGACGCCGATGAAGTTTCGGTTTGAGTTCTGGAACATGATGGACCACGCCAACCTGAACTTGTCGATGCACCTTAACTCACTTACCGGCGAATGTATTTTCAACGTCGGTACGCAGTCGAAACCGTACGAAAAAGGGTTGATTGTAGGTGAGTGCACAATTCCAGGGTATTTCCTCAATGACGGCTCCTACACCATCTCGATTATGGTGGTAAAAGACACCGTTACCCCACTCTACGTCATGGAAGAGGGTATTACGTTCGAGGTGGAAGACTATCGGGAGGGCATTGCCTGGTATGGTAAGTGGCCAGGTTACGTACGCCCACAGTTTCCTTTCGCAATGGGTATGCTTGAACCAGCAGTTGTTAAATGAGTTTTCAGTTCCTTCTGATTGCTGAACTGAAAACTGAAAACTTGACCAATGATTAACGTTACTAAATCATACCTGCCAGACTTTGACGAGTACACCAACTACCTGAAGGGGATCTGGGAACGCGTACATCTGACCAACGACGGTCCGTTACTGCGCGAACTGGAAGGAAAGTTAAAGGATGTTCTAGGCGTCAAACACCTGAAATACTGCACAAACGGCACGATTGTCCTGCAAATGGCTCTCAAGGCGATGGACATCACGAAAGAAGTGATTACAACGCCCTTCTCGTACGTAGCCACAACCAATGCGCTGCTCTGGGAAGGTTGTACGCCCGTCTTTGCTGACATTCGGCCTGATGACTACAACATTGATCCGGATAAAATAGAACCGCTTATCACCGAAAACACGCAGGCTATTATGGCTACGCACGTGTACGGTAATGCTTGCCGGATTGAGCAGATTCAGGCTATTGCGGAGAAATACAAGCTAAAAGTTATCTACGATGCGGCCCATACATTCGGCGCATCTTATCAGGGCCGCTCGGTTCTTAGCTACGGAGATGTCAGCACGTGTAGCTTCCACGCCACCAAAGTTTTCCATACGGTCGAAGGAGGCTGTATTGTAACT contains the following coding sequences:
- a CDS encoding ABC transporter ATP-binding protein, translated to MSVITVENISKHYIIDHQKGKGVNTLRDVLTENLKQLFGGKKAQEQHTREEFWALRDVSFSIEQGDRVGIVGHNGAGKSTLLKILSKIIEPSSGSVRIRGRVASLLEVGTGFHPELTGRENIYLNGSLLGMSRSEIRKQFDEIVAFAGVEKFLDTPVKRYSSGMYVRLGFAISAHLDPEIMIVDEVLAVGDAEFQKKSLGKMRDNSASGRTILFVSHNLTAVQALCNKTLYFEKGQLLENGETNQVIATYLSKVSKTKLLRQWATPEEAPGNDLVRIKRIELIPDYQDELTHIDVRTPMKFRFEFWNMMDHANLNLSMHLNSLTGECIFNVGTQSKPYEKGLIVGECTIPGYFLNDGSYTISIMVVKDTVTPLYVMEEGITFEVEDYREGIAWYGKWPGYVRPQFPFAMGMLEPAVVK
- a CDS encoding polysaccharide biosynthesis/export family protein, with amino-acid sequence MQKIRNNHNFVLKYFYDITALFTRQLSTSLTIVSVVLFSLSAQAQVAPAPAAGTGAGSGASGTSGAGGVRSGASPGATQGAPAGSGVALPPGVNINNLPANIQQQIRQQAGQGNGRGANGATTPADQSTSQNERNIDSTGTGVETNQKNTAVESGYEAARRQEQEEQRRKIFGYSLFNDPAIQATFQPNVNMATPRNYIVGPGDQLNIRLYGFSEFDFSQKVSPEGAVYFANQTGIGPIYVTGLTVEQAKARMVSRLATKFVGLRNSSYGPANTFLEVSLGTIRSIRVTVTGDAVRPGTYTMSSLSTVMNAIYQAGGPNELGSFRRVQLIRNNKVVATLDLYDYLLNGTQRNDFRLQDNDNIRFTTYLEHVEITGTVKRNNIFEMIPGETFDRLLFYAGDFAANAYKGRVKVRRLTDRELKVVDVTTSEFKTFVMQDGDLVTVEQLLDRFENQVTIEGAVYRPGQYSLDQNKSLKQLINSAEGLKGDAFQGRVNIIRTREDLAIENITVNLGDILAGTAPDLQLQREDQIIITSRFDLAEQAAISVQGEVNLPIEGVPYMANMTLEDALLRAGGLKESAAASLVEVVRRKKDADPRSSSAQIAETFRFNVNRDLSIGADQNRFVLEPFDQVIVRRSPNYRVQTYANVEGEVIIPGAYPIRSKDQKISDLVTLAGGLTPQAYVEGATLIRRVQLSADELARRQKSVEDLAEATTTGKAVVETETLSPDQPESIGINLKKILTQPGSSEDILVQEGDILRIPKLLETVRVQGEVLLPTTVKFRTGQTFQDYISQSGGFTSKSQRRKSFIVYANGSVDRTRKFIFFNIYPRVEPGSEVIIPKKTSVPLTPQQILSSTAGTISSLLSVIGLVIALSNVAR
- a CDS encoding ABC transporter permease, which produces MKTHEVVIEPGRAERHYWRDLWRNRELLYILSMRDVSVRYKQTALGTAWGLIRPLTTMLIMVFVFSKIAKLPADPGVPYPLMVLGGITIWTFFSTAFTQISNSVTLNSNLVTKVYFPRLIMPISSIAVSFLDFLVSLGLFIILAIWYQFIPDWHLLLVPFFIVLAALAAFAFGLFFAVVNVRFRDIGQLIPFIVQVGFYACPIAYSSRLVAMERWYPLYILNPLVGIIDGFRWALLGEKAYFNPQSLLASVIIVGICLSLSLYFFRKRENTFVDDI
- a CDS encoding DegT/DnrJ/EryC1/StrS family aminotransferase, with protein sequence MINVTKSYLPDFDEYTNYLKGIWERVHLTNDGPLLRELEGKLKDVLGVKHLKYCTNGTIVLQMALKAMDITKEVITTPFSYVATTNALLWEGCTPVFADIRPDDYNIDPDKIEPLITENTQAIMATHVYGNACRIEQIQAIAEKYKLKVIYDAAHTFGASYQGRSVLSYGDVSTCSFHATKVFHTVEGGCIVTDDDELAQKLHFYRSFGHRNDDYYSIGINAKNSEFHAAMGLCVLPKVPDLIAARKQVFSWYGARLNFEKITRPTLTPGVDYNYAYYPIVLDSEATLLRVMDALKAQDIVPRRYFYPSLNTLPFSVGHQPCPVSEDASLRVLCLPLYPDLPKEDVDRIAAIVNEAVAIMSEPV